GAAGCGGCAGCGGCGCCGGCGACGCGGCGGGGGCCGTTCCGGCGGCGGTCGTCCCGGCGGCGAGGTGGCGATGGTCGAGGAGGCCGAGTTCACCTCCTACTACGGCCGGCCGATCATCAAGCCGCCGGTGTGGAAGACGCCGGACGTGCCGCTGTACCTCTTCCTCGGTGGTGCGGCGGGCTCCTCGTCGATCATGGCGGCGCTGGCCGACCTCACCGACCGGCCGGCGCTGACCCGCAACTCCCGCTACGTCTCCGGTGGCGCGGCGATCGCGTCGGTCGTGTTCCTGATCCACGACCTCGGCCGGCCCGAGCGGTTCCTGCACATGCTGCGGGTGATCAAGCCGACGTCCCCGCTGTCGATCGGCTCGTACATCCTGGCGCCGTTCAGCGCGGCGGCCGCGGCGACCGCGGCGGTGGAGCTGCTGGGTTGGTTCCCGCGGCTCAAGCGCTTCGGCGGGGTGGTCGCGGCGCTGTTCGGCGGCCCGCTGGCGACCTACACCGGCGTGCTGTTCTCCAACACCGCCGTCCCGTCGTGGCACGCCGCGCACAAGGAGCTGCCGTTCGTCTTCGGCGCCTCTGGGATGGCCGCCGGCGGGGGGATCGCGATGGCGATCAGCCCGATCGAGGAAGCCGGGCCGTCGCGCAAGATGGCGGTGACCGGCGCGGTGGTCGAGCTGGCCGCGATGCACCGGGTCGAGACCGGGTTCGGCGTCGTCAGCGAGCCCTACCACGAGGGCAGGGCCGGCGCCCTGCTGCGCGCGGCGAAGTCCTGCACCGCGGCCGGTGCGGCGCTGACCGTCGTGGCCGGGCGGCGGCGCGCGGGTGCGGTCGCCGCGGGCGTGCTCCTGTCGGCCGGGTCGCTGCTCACCCGCTTCGGGGTGTTCGAGGCGGGCATGGCCAGCGCCCGGGACCCGAAGTACACCGTGATCCCGCAGCGCG
This region of Geodermatophilus bullaregiensis genomic DNA includes:
- the nrfD gene encoding NrfD/PsrC family molybdoenzyme membrane anchor subunit, which codes for MTEGITTPGAGWRRADGPPAQKRQRRRRRGGGRSGGGRPGGEVAMVEEAEFTSYYGRPIIKPPVWKTPDVPLYLFLGGAAGSSSIMAALADLTDRPALTRNSRYVSGGAAIASVVFLIHDLGRPERFLHMLRVIKPTSPLSIGSYILAPFSAAAAATAAVELLGWFPRLKRFGGVVAALFGGPLATYTGVLFSNTAVPSWHAAHKELPFVFGASGMAAGGGIAMAISPIEEAGPSRKMAVTGAVVELAAMHRVETGFGVVSEPYHEGRAGALLRAAKSCTAAGAALTVVAGRRRAGAVAAGVLLSAGSLLTRFGVFEAGMASARDPKYTVIPQRERLAARQNGHAPTVSR